Genomic DNA from Prunus persica cultivar Lovell chromosome G1, Prunus_persica_NCBIv2, whole genome shotgun sequence:
atatttacagattcaattgtgtccccccttattacacaattacggagaccaacatattatctttaagggttattaaatgcacagagcatatcgccagaagcgattccctaaagatgtataaatagcttggttaaagctatataatgtgtcataaagtttaatcccttttagacaaaatccgttgagaggattgacattgcataaagcaagtccctaaaggacatgtgcttgaagcacaaaatttgtactcaatattaatatgcataaattacctcagtgagtacattgattataatgtgattgcaacacattaaagcttctgcagaattcatgaaatatttgtctcgatcgagcattataccaacgagattcttgcttatactaagagagtcttatccgttggtccttaaatgtttttccggaagtgtactagaccagatagagctcagctccacactatactctttttccttcatccaggtttttatcccattgggtttttcctggtaaggttttaacgaggcagtgtcgctcaagggtttagggtatactatgaaaatttttatggtcgcttactggacaaaagctagtcctaaatttttcagggggagatattcatcagggggagcatggttttgataaagaccttcatacactgtactctttttccttcatccaggtttttatcccactgggtttttcctggtaaggttttaacgaggcagtgtcgctcaagattgactcacagaagtagtgtcaactacgatattcagaaagttgatcaacagtatgacttaaagatattttgccaagcatcaggggggagcgcgctatcaataaagatcttcaaacaccgtactctttttccttcgtccaggtttttatcccactgggtttttcctggcaaggttttaacgaggcagtgtcgcacgcgcgtcaatatacacagaattttatgttacacataattatgaacttttttttccctttgaccagtttttgtcccactgggtttttactggcaagatttttaacgagacatattctgtatcatttgtggtctccaagggggagtgttgtaaaagtggagtccccaaaatgcctataaatagggcttCCCCTACTTGTAAGAATATACACAATGAGATTAAGAAAACATTCAATGAGAAATCAGATTTCtattcccttctctctctctcaatttcctctccaattTAGATAGATTTATAACATAATCAGAAATTTGGTTAGTTCTTGGCTGCCGCTTTGCCACCTAAACCCTGTACAATCATCATTGGTTTGTTAATGaaaccaaatatttttaatacaaacaatagttaaaattaatttaaagggGATTCAAACTTGGGTGCAAATGAAGCGGGCTTATTGCCTTGGCCAACTAGCTTAACCCACATCTGCTAATgaaaccaaattaattaacataaaGCATGAAGACAAACCAAATCATACATTTAACTGATAGGCCAAGAAGATGACCCGAATGTGGATATATATGTACCTTCTTCTTGGGTGCCTGAGGCTTTGGTGCAGCCTTCTTTGGGGCTGCCTTAGATGCTGGGGCTTTGGCTCCACCATCACTGACCTTGGGTTCTTTCTTGGCCTGGCCAAACTGTTGAGTGCCAACTTGCTTTATTTCAGCCTTCATTGATGCCATGTATAGTTCTCTAAGAAACTCTTTCACAATGATATATGAAAAATCTAACGTAGGTATTAACTCGATGGCCTCAACTCAACTGCTCGCTCCTTCTGAGCCTACCCTTCTATTATAACAGCAATTCCTTACTgtggaaaaaaagaattagaatAACAAGTTAAGATAAAAGGTGACAACTAAAAGGATGGTACGTAGTGTTTGAGGAGAATGGAATAACTTGTATTGGCAAAATGACAGAGCTGCACTGCACTTGAAGGCTGTTGGCATCAGATGCTTTTTCTTACTTATTGCTTACCCTGTTATCTGAAATTGTTAGAAATCAATCTTCGCGTTTGGTAATTGGTATGAATAACTGAATATACGACGTTTTAAAGGTATAATAATGCGATCAtggaaataattaattatatgattCCTTTCGGACATAATTGCATGGTTCTTGGACTTTAGGGGTGTTCTAGAGCATTGAAAAGAACCGAGCGGCTCACGCTGCGGCTTCGTTTGGTATAGGAGCGGTGCATAGGGTTACCTGGCTGGATCAGCCACCACCTTCCGTCCCTTATGGGTGTTTTAACCTCTGATGGGCTTCCTTGCCCCCCtgttatttaatattttgctTTACTGGGTTAGGTTTCCTGCACTAAGCTGTGACTAGCATGTGCTCCTTTCCCAGCTTTTGCTTATCTTGTATCCTCCTTTGGGCTGCCCTGTCTGGGGTTTATGAAGTATCTTTtatgaccaaaataaaaaataaaaaaccacgATATTGAAATATCTAATGCGAATTTGGTTCTAAGCTAATGAATGAACGTAACGTTATAAGATGCAATTCGTTGAAGACTATTTGTTTGAATCTCTACTTTGATCTTCGGGACAATGTCAAAGAAACCCACTTGAGGGTCATCTTTCAAGGATTATTCTTACTAAATATCATTCATAttgaaacttgtttggtaattTAAAATGTGCAAAAAATGCAATTCGTTGAATAAAACTGAAACGAAAATGTGGAAAATCCGATGGCTAAACAATTCCTGATTTAGCTGAATTTTGCCCGGATAATATCATTCTTACTATAGAAagcatatatatgtgtgtgtgtgtgtgcatatGTTGAAATAAATGTGGGCAATGGCATTGTTGTAAGTTGCAACAGTTTCCCATATTCTCTAAGTGCCGGAGCAAGATGCATCTTCATTTTCAAACTGTATTAATTTCATCTTTCTGGCCATGTATGAAGGAGAGGAAGGTCCTCGTacgttcttcttctttcctgtTTTGTAGTCtgcattaatttttaacttcTGGGGTCTCATAGCATATTTTTTGCCTATAAATTCCCATTTTTAAATAGAGATGGTCTAGattagaaaacaaagaggCGCACCAGGGGATCAGGATCCTAGGACTAGCTAGTCTGCCGTATCCTATGAGTTTGGAGAGTTGAGCTTTCTTGAGTACTGGTCAGTCTAGCTAGGAATTTCTCAACTTCATTTCTGCCAAGCCTATGAACAAACAGCAAATTAAACGTTGTTCAACAAAGCGTGGTTCTACTTGATTTTATCAGACAAAAGGTATTTGGGAAGGATCTTTAGCCAATTAGACAACAGCCCACCTTAGTATAAATCTGCTTTTTATCTCACTTTATTTTATCAGATTCTCTTTAGCTTTATTCCACATTAGAATAGAACGAATAGATCAAAATTTCCCAAGTTTTTACTTTCAGTATGACTTCAATCCTGaacattttttcttattaattagTCATCCTTGTTTTAACTTGTAATCAATTAAACCCCTTGCAGTTTGCAACATTACCCTCATTAACCTGCTCAAAATGTCATGACCAAGTTTTTCGAGTTCATCTGGTTAAGCACTTGAACTTTCTGAGCCAATGGCAAGCAAGGACCAGTTCCTTCTAAAATATAGGTATCTTTTTATTCATTACGCCAAGCCTAAAACGAGAGACATGTACATATATCACAACCAAGTGATCTGGTTATGTTATTATAAAACATAGGGAGGGCCGCGGTGATTTAGCATCTTCATGTACTCCACACCTTGCGCAGTTGGTTTTCATCTAATTCTTGGCTGCAGGCTTGCTTCCCGTTGTCTAAGAAAACAGTCATAATAAAAAGCTTGTAAGCACATAATCAATGCCCCATAAGTGTTAGAAGATTCTATGTAAGAATAAACTTAAGAAATAAATGGAGAATAAGTGCTTATAATTCAATAGCATGATGGGGTATGTAGGCTTGCTTGCTTACCTTCTTCTTAGGCTCCCTAGGCTTTGGCTCAGCCTTCTTAGGGGCTGGTTTGGAGGCCGGAGCTCTGGGCGTGGTGCTACTAGCTTTGGGAGCAGGTTCTTTCTTGGCCTGCCCTGCAGAGGGTTGAGTGCCAACAGGTTTCTCAACCTTGAGTGATGCCATTTTCTGTTTGTTAAGCTCACACACAAAAGTGTTCGTTTGCTTCCTGTCTGGCTTCAATTGTTAGCTCTACTATGATACAGCCATTTTATAGTTGAGGTTCATAATTGTGACCCGGAATCAGAATCCTACTTGCAGAAGATATATGGTGAATAGAGATGTGATGGCACATGAGCAGATGGAATAAAATGGTCTGGTGGCCTATTGGGAGATGCTGTTGAATCAGATGCTTAATCAAGACATATCGAAATTGACATCATTCGATGCGTATTCTAGGGTGCGCATTGGTATACAGTTGATTTAAATGCATAAACCTACAGAGAAGTACATCCACTTTCTGTACTAAAGATATTATGTAGATATCAATCCATTGTGGACTATCAATCCATTGTGGACTAAGATTTTACTGTTTTCCAGATATTCCATTCAAATTTCCCTAAAACCTGACATCATGTCATTTTGCAGCCCAACATGCATCTCCCtcgtttgaaatttttgtaaaatttgcaaTTCAGTAGTATGAAGGTTAAGTGTATACATTTGTAGTTTTAAGGAAAATATGAAGCACCACAGAACCTTTTATACAGCATGAACTAAGTAAAATTGGTTGGAACACCATGTTGCCGTAGTGCAGAACTTTTTACTGCATCAAAGTGATagcttttgaaatttgatcaaCTGTTAAAACATCATTGCTTGGTTAATTCATCTAAACAAGCCCAAGTGGTTCAGGAAATtctttctatttatttcacaGTTCTGTTGTTCAAGTTATAATGGAATAAGAGTTGTCATCAGCAAATTGAATTGCAATTTTGTTTACAAACCTACAATTGATAATATCATATCAATTTCCATGTAAAGGAGTACAATTGAGATTTCTCCAGCCAGCATGAAATCAAGATTCACAATATCAGTTGAAAACCATATGATTATTTTGATAAAATTGGAGATCGAAGAGTACGTCATCAAATTCTCTAGCTGCAGGGGTGCATGTCAGTTTCTGATCTATCACCGTCAAGATTCAAGAAGTCAGTGAGGTTGCCTCATCCTTAGAGCCACGTAAGCCAAAACCCTATATCCCACCAACATCACAGCCAAAGCAGCTACATCTGACCACATGCTATCAAGTCCCAGATACTTGATAGCAGGAAAGTCCATGACACTACAATGCATCCCCATCTCACACTCATAAACTTCATTTGCTGAGTATTGAACTCCCACAAGAAGCTTGTAACAGTAATGGCTGAAGGAAATGTACTTCAACCAAGCAATGAAAGATGGGATGTGCTGGATGTAATATCCACCTACTAGTAAAAACACCAGCATGGTCACAGAAGCCAGAGTGGTGCCTTGCTTCACATCCATTAGAATGGCCCCAAGTGCTAGCCCCAGGCCTTGGGAGACTAGAACATTATAAAGAACAATGGAAAGGGTTAGTGCAAATGTGACAAATGAAGGCTTGAGACCCCCCATCCAATAGCTTACTGTCACAAACACTGTTGGGAGTACAAGCTCCATTGGCAAATCACCAACTGTTCGCGCAAAGTAGTAGGAAGAGAGACGGTACATGCCCGAAGAGCGTTCTTTTATTAGCATTGGCCTTTCCATGGGGAATGCAAATATGGCATTGAACAGAgggaagaagccccaaaatatggagaagaagaaaagaagtcCCACCTGTTCAAAGTGtaatattaatttgattaGTGCTTATAGCTATACTTGATCAAATATTGCTCAATATTATTAAGGCCTGAAAATTATAGATGGGTGGAAATTGCAATACCTGATCTTGTATATGTGAAGTGTCAGAGTGCCACCACAGAAGGCCTGAAAGAAGGGAAACTGACAAGACTTGGAAAATCCTTAAGCCTGAGAAAGATTCATGCTTCCTCTCTTTTAAACCCCTTTCCAGCAAAACCTTAAATTGCACCCACCAGCTGGTGGTCCATTGGTACTTTCCACTGCCTGCAGATGTACCATGTACAAATGATCAAAACGCAATGCACAACAGCACAAATCAAACAGCAAGACCTAGAGAGACTTAGTTGGAATTACTTACCTCTAGATGATGGTGTTGTTCTTGAAGGAGCAAGAACTGTGTCTTTATGACTTTGCTGAATCTCTGCCTTCAAAACAGGGTATAGGTTCTTTTTATAGGAAGATATTAGGAACTGCTTGGTTGTGTTTTGATCTTCTTGGTGCTCTAATCTGCCATTATACTCTAGTTGATCATCCTGTTTAGCATCAGGTCCTATACCTGCTTGTCAATCaattttcaagaaatttaacaaaaaataaattgatcattgataaaagaaaataccatACTCATTGATAAACTAAAGGTAAAGTTGTATGATTTGGATGGTCCTTGAAACATAGTACAATTATTGAAGAACAATCACCCTATAAAGACTAATAAAACAGAAAACCATGTATGACCCACTATATTTAATCATCTTGATGGTGAATGGTGATGTAAAgttcttgatttttttcctttcttttgatCCACCACTCCATACTCATATGGAAATGAATTCAGCATCCCATCAGTTTCAGGTGGTTACAAAAATTTGACTGAAGTGAATGAAAAGGATGCAAAGCAGAAAGTTTTTTAGGAGGGGTCAAATCAAATTGTATGAGTCTTTCAATGCATTGGCTTGCACCATATATTGAAAAGCCTAATTCAAGCTGGGTGGGTTTACTTGGTGGAGAGGCATGTAGTAATCATCCTAGGTGCAAAGTAAACGATGTCAACTACTTGAGTTACAAATCTTTACGTATTAAATTTGTGATTTTGAAGTGTTCGATGAGctcaaatttattaaaaatagattttatCCATTTCAAGAAAAAGTTTGGGCTTTGGATTGGCACCATGTCCATACTCCATATTGGCCATGTGAAGTGTTCCTTTCGAATGCGACTAATAAGAGGGACGTGGTTGTCTTTGCCTCCTCTATTCTATTCACAAGGCAGTCGGTGCGATCAAACCTTTTTGGACCACTCACTCACACACGCACTACGTAATTATTGTGAAAATCAACCCTTACCTAAAGCAATTAACTGTTAAAAGTTTCTCAATCTAATTACATTGTGAAGTTGACATCCTATCTTTAGCTAATAACTTTGGAACATCTTTAgctaatatatattatccgataaaataatatatatatatatatatcaaagtTTTTtagcacaaaaaagaaaaaaaaaatctctttaAAATTACTCTATATCAATTTAATAATACTATTATGctgggaaaataaaaaatttggtcaACATTatactagaaaattaaattacagTTCATAATTATAAGTAAATATGCCTATTTATTTGCCACATTTTCGTAATTATAGTGAAACGTAATGAAATTAATAATGCTATTAAAATTTATAGAAACATGAGAAGAAATTTCATACCGTTGGCAAGATCAAGCAAGAAATCAGCAGGGTTGATGAAGTTGAACCCGGCCTCATATCCAATGGACCCAAAATACTCCATGACCCGACTCGCATGCCCACTATAGATCGGGTACCCGTCCGACAAAACCACCACCTTATCAAACATCCGATACAGCCTGCTGGACGGCTGATGAATGGTGGAGATCACCGTCCGGCCACCACGGGCTAGCTGCCGCAGTGTAGCAACGATACGCTGAGCGGTGGTGGAGTCGAGCCCAGAAGTGGGCTCGTCGAGCAACAAAAGGCTCGGGTTAACCAGCATCTCTTGCCCGATACTGACCCGTTTGCGCTCACCACCCGAAACGCCACGTAACAAAGGCCCACCAACTATACTATCACTGCACCGGGTCAACCCGAGCTCCATGATCACCATCTCAGCTTGctccattttctcttccttaGTGAGCTGCTTGGGCAGCCTTAGCAAGGCAGTGTAGGTGAGGGTCTCGAGAACAGTGAGGTGAGGGTACAAGACGTCGTCTTGTGTGACGAAGCCGGTGTTGTGCTTCATGGAGCTTGAGAAATGCTGGCCATTGTAGGTTATCTTGCCGGAGATTTTACCAGGCAAACGGCCGCC
This window encodes:
- the LOC18790274 gene encoding ABC transporter G family member 21, which gives rise to MIPPEQETSMTSTPANILLSNLNRPDQNGSVHAERSTPPSSNVNPCLGDDMPADRPTSHRTSILRQSLRPVTLKFEDVTYSIKLQTTRGGCVASHEPKQTRTILNGVSGIVRPGELLAMLGPSGSGKTTLLTALGGRLPGKISGKITYNGQHFSSSMKHNTGFVTQDDVLYPHLTVLETLTYTALLRLPKQLTKEEKMEQAEMVIMELGLTRCSDSIVGGPLLRGVSGGERKRVSIGQEMLVNPSLLLLDEPTSGLDSTTAQRIVATLRQLARGGRTVISTIHQPSSRLYRMFDKVVVLSDGYPIYSGHASRVMEYFGSIGYEAGFNFINPADFLLDLANGIGPDAKQDDQLEYNGRLEHQEDQNTTKQFLISSYKKNLYPVLKAEIQQSHKDTVLAPSRTTPSSRGSGKYQWTTSWWVQFKVLLERGLKERKHESFSGLRIFQVLSVSLLSGLLWWHSDTSHIQDQVGLLFFFSIFWGFFPLFNAIFAFPMERPMLIKERSSGMYRLSSYYFARTVGDLPMELVLPTVFVTVSYWMGGLKPSFVTFALTLSIVLYNVLVSQGLGLALGAILMDVKQGTTLASVTMLVFLLVGGYYIQHIPSFIAWLKYISFSHYCYKLLVGVQYSANEVYECEMGMHCSVMDFPAIKYLGLDSMWSDVAALAVMLVGYRVLAYVALRMRQPH